The Pseudofrankia inefficax genome window below encodes:
- a CDS encoding ABC transporter substrate-binding protein → MSLQRLRAGTTTAVLAAFLVVSSTFLAGCGQLSSTGTATAGTCPTQESGVTAKSIKIGLVYPDSGPSGIVSTFSGTRSGVEARIALQNAHGGVNGRTIDLVWRDDQANAPMFSAVAHDLVDTQKIFGLIAQSIVVSDSAAWLSVQNVPVTGAATTADWTRYPNFFDFGNLFNPGAVSTFGDYVQAQGGTKALIVADPTFEVFQNLDAKIAPSLRNAGIAVIGTVSYTGTSPAHIAEQLKSSGANALVAAVPTSAVLDIYAAAKRLGVKLRVVLGSSIDNSLVAQRGPEMAGLSFLSSFSPTTSPAMVAYSSVMHTYAPQLANPYDELALDGYVAADEMIEGLQRAGACPTRDAFIKSLRQVGAFTGNGLIAPVNLSQPKAPTICVEFLKVDRAGGGLTPVPPPATVDQNGFWCGHTIQ, encoded by the coding sequence ATGAGCCTCCAGCGCCTGCGCGCCGGAACGACCACGGCCGTCCTCGCGGCGTTCCTGGTCGTTTCATCGACCTTTCTCGCGGGTTGCGGGCAGTTGTCGAGCACGGGTACGGCCACGGCGGGCACCTGCCCGACCCAGGAATCTGGCGTGACGGCGAAATCCATCAAGATCGGGCTCGTCTATCCGGATTCCGGGCCGAGCGGCATCGTGTCCACTTTCAGCGGGACGCGCAGCGGCGTCGAGGCCCGAATCGCTCTGCAGAATGCCCACGGCGGCGTCAACGGCCGGACCATCGACCTCGTCTGGCGCGACGACCAGGCCAACGCCCCGATGTTCTCCGCGGTGGCGCACGACCTGGTCGACACGCAGAAGATCTTTGGCCTCATCGCGCAGTCGATCGTCGTCAGCGATTCCGCCGCCTGGCTGAGCGTGCAGAACGTCCCGGTCACCGGCGCGGCCACGACCGCCGACTGGACCAGGTATCCCAACTTCTTCGACTTCGGCAACCTGTTCAACCCGGGCGCCGTCTCGACGTTCGGTGACTACGTCCAGGCGCAGGGCGGAACGAAGGCCCTCATCGTCGCCGACCCGACCTTCGAGGTGTTCCAGAACCTCGACGCGAAGATCGCGCCCAGCCTGCGCAACGCGGGAATCGCCGTCATCGGCACGGTCAGCTACACCGGCACGAGCCCGGCGCACATCGCCGAACAGCTGAAGAGCTCCGGCGCCAACGCGCTCGTCGCCGCCGTCCCCACCAGCGCGGTCCTGGACATCTACGCGGCGGCGAAGCGGCTCGGGGTCAAGCTCAGGGTCGTGCTGGGCAGCAGCATCGACAACAGCCTGGTCGCGCAACGCGGGCCCGAGATGGCCGGTCTGTCATTCCTGTCGAGCTTCTCGCCGACAACCTCTCCGGCGATGGTCGCCTACAGCAGCGTGATGCACACCTACGCCCCGCAGCTCGCCAATCCCTACGACGAGCTCGCTCTCGACGGCTATGTCGCCGCCGACGAGATGATCGAGGGCCTGCAGCGAGCCGGTGCCTGCCCGACCCGCGACGCGTTCATCAAGAGCCTGCGCCAGGTGGGCGCCTTCACCGGCAACGGCCTGATCGCCCCGGTGAACCTCAGCCAGCCGAA